A part of Syntrophales bacterium genomic DNA contains:
- a CDS encoding tetratricopeptide repeat protein — protein sequence MKNYFRILLLISVSLMCFACAPSELYKIGQDMMAQNRPDEAVGYFEQALKEDPANEEYKAALAKAKMEAAIIFHRRAKEKFESIADPTMADLETIAKHSDKALSYDPRNPEIVALNKKIQDKIKSTQEFLKTTYAQAMQDISKEDWLAAITKLRRINQVFPNYEDTSTQLSKAEQEGCKQLYKQGLQMASQEEWRLAAQSFKAILDINPNYMDAAKLYEDAKNKDNVDYYRNAAKTATQKKQWSRAVTLMEKALEYQPENGELASELDKIKEEAGKTCLEESVQLAKTGPLSEAVKQMELAKSYVPVITHDPLYKSTAKLIVDKLKERANKYIDREMWGNALVWLQKAELLNPGDPDLFQKIIDVKDRINKRIRRSIAVVDFGSPATNKDAGRIVADKLISFLHKNASGDIRIIERESLQSILRELQLGQTGIVDIKSAQAVGKMRGIDTFIMGNVLHYSSKMTDTPSTSVAKVLVDEEDVANPDFSLWLMQHPKPTEEEWKLAPPKTIKKRNYQFISYRQGVAKVNAIIEVSYKLVDTFTGENIFTNTISGRVVKEDKYQDAVPVANIPHDPLELPTETEVLDDLTNEKIKEIGQSVLKHFQSLETVYFNEAQLLQKRRDFESAIEKYIDAVYDEKLKGINTPISKKSQEAIDEIIKSSLRI from the coding sequence ATGAAAAATTATTTTAGAATTTTGCTTCTTATTTCCGTTAGTTTGATGTGTTTTGCCTGTGCACCGAGTGAACTTTACAAAATAGGGCAGGACATGATGGCCCAGAACAGACCAGATGAAGCTGTTGGTTATTTCGAACAGGCCCTAAAAGAAGACCCAGCAAATGAGGAGTACAAAGCCGCTCTTGCAAAAGCAAAGATGGAGGCAGCAATAATTTTTCACAGAAGGGCAAAAGAGAAATTCGAATCGATTGCAGATCCCACAATGGCAGATCTGGAAACTATAGCGAAACATTCCGATAAAGCTCTTAGTTACGACCCCAGAAATCCGGAAATTGTAGCCCTTAACAAAAAAATTCAGGACAAAATAAAAAGCACGCAGGAATTTTTGAAAACCACCTACGCCCAGGCAATGCAAGACATATCAAAAGAAGACTGGCTTGCCGCTATAACAAAGCTCCGCCGAATAAACCAGGTGTTTCCCAACTATGAAGATACTAGCACTCAGTTATCGAAGGCTGAGCAGGAGGGCTGTAAGCAACTGTACAAACAGGGCCTTCAAATGGCATCTCAGGAGGAATGGAGATTAGCTGCGCAATCCTTTAAAGCCATTTTGGACATTAACCCCAATTATATGGATGCAGCTAAACTCTACGAAGATGCAAAAAATAAGGACAATGTTGACTATTACAGAAATGCAGCCAAAACTGCCACCCAGAAAAAACAATGGTCCCGTGCTGTTACACTTATGGAGAAGGCATTGGAGTACCAGCCCGAAAATGGTGAACTAGCATCTGAACTAGACAAAATCAAGGAAGAAGCAGGTAAAACATGCCTCGAAGAGAGTGTGCAGCTCGCAAAAACGGGACCGCTATCTGAGGCTGTAAAGCAGATGGAATTGGCTAAGTCTTATGTACCAGTGATTACTCATGATCCATTGTATAAAAGCACCGCGAAGCTTATTGTCGATAAATTAAAAGAAAGGGCAAACAAATACATTGACAGAGAAATGTGGGGTAACGCCCTTGTCTGGTTGCAAAAGGCAGAATTACTAAACCCAGGAGATCCCGATCTCTTTCAGAAGATAATCGACGTGAAGGATAGAATAAACAAACGTATCAGGAGATCCATAGCAGTGGTGGACTTTGGGAGTCCAGCCACAAATAAAGACGCCGGTCGTATTGTTGCGGACAAACTGATATCTTTTTTGCATAAAAACGCAAGTGGCGACATACGCATTATCGAAAGGGAAAGTTTACAATCCATCCTCCGAGAACTTCAACTTGGTCAAACGGGCATTGTGGACATAAAATCAGCCCAGGCAGTGGGTAAGATGAGAGGAATTGATACATTTATCATGGGAAACGTCCTTCACTACTCCTCCAAAATGACAGATACTCCGAGTACTTCTGTGGCCAAAGTCCTCGTGGACGAGGAGGATGTAGCGAACCCCGACTTTAGTCTATGGTTAATGCAACATCCGAAACCTACTGAGGAAGAGTGGAAACTTGCCCCACCCAAAACGATTAAAAAGAGAAACTATCAGTTTATCTCATACAGGCAAGGTGTGGCAAAGGTAAACGCTATAATAGAAGTGTCCTACAAATTAGTTGATACGTTCACCGGAGAAAATATCTTTACGAACACCATATCAGGCAGAGTGGTTAAAGAGGATAAATACCAAGACGCCGTACCTGTAGCCAATATTCCTCATGATCCACTAGAACTACCCACCGAAACAGAGGTTCTTGATGATCTAACCAACGAAAAGATCAAGGAAATTGGACAGAGTGTCCTCAAACACTTTCAGAGTCTAGAAACAGTTTATTTTAACGAAGCACAGTTGCTCCAAAAAAGGAGGGATTTCGAATCCGCTATCGAAAAGTACATTGACGCTGTATACGATGAAAAACTCAAAGGTATAAATACCCCAATATCCAAAAAATCCCAGGAAGCGATCGATGAGATTATCAAATCATCGCTGAGAATCTGA
- a CDS encoding DUF799 family lipoprotein produces the protein MVQRYILKLIFATVCLLTLITYGCVVATKETVISPEIKSFFLGTYKVYPYMEKHMPKTVAVLPFVDVSQSQQGATAVRKGFYNHFSSLPFKDMELKQVDNLLEKAGLTDPIEINKKTPQELGAILGVDAVIYGEISNFDKLFAVMYSQVAVGAKIKMYDTKSGELLWTGEHTVRLHEGGISLNPIGIAATIVATAMNVRDIQLLRACDDLFRDMVKTIPTPSIADALRPPEITLLVQDTKNIPKKAGDEIRVVIQGTPKKQAWFDIGDYKKHIEMYEQPDTPGVYLGVYRVVPGDNVRKAVITGYLRDEAGGTAQWVDAIGTVTLKTTPPEKPPYLKTVGRNGTVLLNWGASKDLELVGYKIYRSLTPITGYQEIAKTETTEHKDTGLTNGTRYYYAVTAIDAAGNESEKTIGIGTPVAPGPTLVKDNIEDNATWFAGASPYILEGNVKIMDKASLTVEPGTEIHAKGGSLIVEGSLIAEGDGEHIITWDTAETGTRWGGIVFRNTKDKTNILRFNRIRNAHHGVKCLSSSPVINESEFTENDTAIFITGAFSSPMITKNVIQKNRGTGITITDGAHPTVQHNTIKENEKEGIYIKGAAPTLSGNKIVGNKGTGITVYESQASVQENNIYDNEPLNMLTSMTGDPVNAINNWWGTKDVLAILNNLKGRIRIDSVLDAPYPKGKQINIPILPSKLEGTIKSDGFLILSNSPYLVTGNVTVDGGATIYIEPGVVIKYDQRAAIIIEDGAIHAKGQPDRPIVFTAAATSPAPGFYSAAARFTKKTKLSSYFAYCDVQYAETAFDIHFGELEITNCFIANNGQTGIYCRNDAAPRSPTTR, from the coding sequence ATGGTTCAAAGATATATTTTAAAGTTGATTTTTGCCACAGTTTGTCTCCTCACCTTAATCACTTATGGTTGTGTCGTTGCTACCAAAGAAACCGTCATCTCTCCCGAAATAAAATCTTTTTTTCTCGGCACATATAAGGTTTACCCGTATATGGAAAAGCACATGCCCAAAACTGTGGCCGTATTACCTTTTGTAGATGTTTCTCAAAGCCAACAGGGTGCTACTGCAGTTCGGAAGGGATTCTACAATCATTTCAGTTCATTACCTTTCAAAGATATGGAACTAAAACAGGTAGACAATCTACTCGAAAAAGCAGGACTTACAGATCCCATTGAGATAAACAAGAAAACACCTCAGGAATTGGGAGCAATCTTAGGGGTGGACGCTGTCATTTATGGGGAAATATCTAACTTCGACAAGTTGTTTGCCGTGATGTACTCTCAAGTAGCTGTCGGCGCCAAAATTAAGATGTACGATACAAAATCAGGGGAACTCCTTTGGACAGGAGAACACACTGTCCGGCTTCACGAAGGTGGCATTTCATTGAATCCTATTGGAATCGCTGCCACGATTGTGGCAACGGCGATGAACGTTAGAGATATCCAACTACTTCGGGCCTGTGATGACCTATTCCGGGATATGGTGAAGACAATTCCTACTCCTAGTATTGCAGACGCACTCCGACCCCCAGAGATTACCCTACTTGTACAGGATACAAAGAACATCCCTAAAAAGGCTGGTGATGAGATACGGGTTGTAATTCAGGGAACACCTAAAAAGCAAGCCTGGTTCGATATTGGGGATTATAAAAAACACATTGAAATGTACGAACAACCTGACACTCCCGGAGTATATCTAGGTGTTTATCGGGTCGTACCTGGCGACAACGTCAGAAAGGCAGTAATCACAGGTTATTTAAGAGACGAAGCGGGGGGTACTGCCCAATGGGTTGATGCGATCGGTACGGTAACCCTTAAAACAACACCGCCTGAGAAACCGCCATACCTGAAAACGGTAGGTCGTAACGGTACCGTTCTATTGAACTGGGGAGCTTCTAAGGATTTGGAGCTTGTAGGGTACAAAATTTACAGAAGTCTCACACCGATAACTGGATATCAGGAAATTGCGAAAACTGAAACAACAGAACACAAGGACACAGGGCTCACGAATGGTACTCGGTACTACTATGCAGTGACCGCCATAGACGCTGCGGGAAATGAGAGCGAAAAGACAATAGGAATAGGTACTCCTGTAGCGCCAGGGCCAACACTTGTGAAAGATAATATTGAAGACAATGCAACCTGGTTTGCCGGTGCTAGTCCTTACATATTGGAAGGAAATGTGAAGATAATGGATAAAGCATCACTGACAGTTGAACCAGGAACAGAAATACACGCAAAAGGGGGGTCGCTCATTGTCGAAGGCAGCCTCATTGCAGAAGGAGATGGAGAGCATATAATCACATGGGATACGGCTGAAACAGGAACAAGATGGGGTGGCATTGTCTTTAGAAATACTAAGGATAAAACAAACATATTACGCTTCAATCGAATAAGAAATGCCCACCATGGTGTTAAATGCCTTTCATCATCACCTGTGATCAATGAATCTGAATTCACAGAAAACGATACTGCTATCTTCATTACTGGGGCTTTTTCATCTCCCATGATAACCAAAAATGTCATTCAAAAAAACAGAGGAACAGGTATAACTATAACTGACGGAGCCCACCCCACTGTACAGCACAACACTATAAAGGAAAACGAAAAAGAGGGTATCTACATAAAAGGCGCAGCTCCTACACTTTCGGGCAACAAAATAGTGGGCAATAAAGGTACAGGTATAACCGTCTACGAGAGTCAAGCGTCAGTTCAGGAAAACAACATCTACGATAACGAGCCGCTGAATATGCTCACGTCAATGACCGGTGATCCCGTAAACGCCATTAACAACTGGTGGGGCACAAAGGATGTCTTGGCGATCCTCAATAACCTCAAAGGACGCATCAGAATTGACTCGGTTCTTGATGCTCCCTACCCCAAGGGTAAACAAATTAACATACCCATTTTACCTTCGAAGTTGGAGGGAACAATCAAATCCGATGGATTCTTAATCTTGTCTAACAGTCCATACCTTGTTACAGGTAACGTCACAGTTGATGGTGGTGCCACAATTTACATTGAACCGGGTGTGGTTATCAAATACGATCAACGAGCAGCAATTATCATAGAAGATGGGGCCATTCATGCTAAAGGGCAACCTGATAGACCCATAGTTTTTACCGCTGCAGCAACAAGCCCAGCTCCTGGTTTTTATTCTGCAGCGGCGCGGTTTACCAAAAAAACCAAACTCAGCAGCTACTTCGCTTACTGTGACGTTCAATATGCAGAGACAGCCTTTGACATCCACTTCGGTGAGCTAGAGATTACAAATTGCTTTATTGCAAACAATGGACAAACAGGAATTTACTGCCGGAACGACGCGGCCCCCCGATCACCTACAACACGTTGA
- the rfbD gene encoding dTDP-4-dehydrorhamnose reductase — protein sequence MKILILGHRGMLGSDLTKRLSIDYEVTGIGRDYFDITSLPSCEKILREAKPDIVINAVAYTDVDKAENDRENCFQVNTQGVKHLAMLCGDKAIPLVHFSTDYVFDGTKSIPYTEEDTPNPVNVYGLSKAAGEKYIVQYCKDFLIIRTAWLYGQNGRNFVKTILEMAQKKKNLRVVSDQFGSPTWTWDLAGAVKLLLEGNKRGIFHITNRGSCSWYEFAKKILAFAGVTDVQVEPISSVQLNRPARRPQYSVLSNRKFAEATGKTLRFWQFALEEFLKKFTKNFRVNTLPH from the coding sequence TTGAAAATTCTCATTCTTGGTCACAGAGGAATGTTAGGAAGTGATCTTACAAAGAGACTGTCGATTGACTATGAAGTGACAGGTATAGGCCGAGATTATTTTGACATCACCTCCCTGCCTTCATGTGAAAAAATTTTAAGAGAGGCAAAACCTGATATTGTAATCAATGCAGTGGCATATACAGACGTTGATAAAGCAGAGAATGACAGAGAAAATTGTTTTCAAGTAAACACTCAGGGTGTAAAGCATCTTGCGATGTTATGTGGTGATAAAGCGATCCCTCTTGTACACTTCAGCACCGATTACGTTTTCGATGGAACCAAGTCCATACCTTATACAGAAGAGGATACACCTAATCCTGTAAACGTATATGGCTTGTCAAAAGCAGCAGGTGAAAAATACATAGTTCAATACTGTAAAGACTTCCTTATTATAAGAACAGCCTGGCTATACGGCCAAAACGGGCGCAATTTTGTGAAAACTATTCTGGAAATGGCGCAAAAAAAGAAAAACTTAAGGGTTGTTAGTGATCAATTCGGATCCCCAACCTGGACATGGGATCTTGCAGGTGCTGTGAAGCTCCTCCTAGAAGGGAACAAAAGAGGGATCTTCCATATAACAAATCGCGGATCGTGCAGCTGGTATGAGTTCGCCAAAAAAATACTTGCGTTCGCTGGAGTAACAGACGTACAAGTAGAACCCATTTCTTCGGTGCAACTCAACAGACCTGCCCGTAGACCTCAGTACAGCGTGTTGAGTAACCGAAAATTTGCGGAAGCAACAGGAAAAACACTACGATTTTGGCAATTCGCACTGGAAGAATTTTTAAAAAAATTCACAAAAAATTTTAGGGTCAATACTCTACCTCATTGA
- a CDS encoding flagellar assembly protein T N-terminal domain-containing protein → MKKSLIIAFILFIVPYLPKIALTQEIVQSTGMATITGNLIDIARDKALDNALRNAVEQKAGTMISGFTEVENFQVKMDQILAESKGFIKNYRIISEGREGSVYRVTVEAEVESGRLKDKLEAAQLITVRKDKPRLMFITHGKEKKDLHTEAVVTKFFIERGFTLKDYTSRGVDDYKAITANRNFATDFAKRHGAEVLVLLSSDDTSKTFKMGEIELTTHDVTVSYKIIYGDTGEIITAGSKNAKGDFITAIETASKNASKQIYEDIIERWSSELANVLKVQLVLSGLNDFSDIYKLKSELNEKVKGLKAIYQRNYSNGMLEMDLEIRGTLQGLADDLLQVQIGNKKIFITGVSSNRINAEMKLQ, encoded by the coding sequence ATGAAAAAGAGCCTAATCATTGCCTTCATTCTCTTCATAGTACCATACTTGCCCAAAATTGCGCTCACCCAGGAAATTGTGCAGTCCACAGGCATGGCTACCATTACGGGAAATTTAATTGATATTGCCCGTGACAAAGCACTAGACAACGCCCTCCGCAACGCCGTCGAGCAGAAAGCAGGCACGATGATCTCAGGCTTCACAGAAGTGGAAAACTTTCAGGTAAAAATGGACCAAATCCTCGCTGAATCAAAGGGTTTTATAAAGAATTACCGGATAATCTCCGAGGGACGAGAAGGATCCGTGTACAGAGTTACAGTGGAGGCGGAGGTGGAAAGTGGTAGATTGAAAGATAAATTAGAGGCAGCGCAATTAATAACTGTCCGCAAGGACAAACCTCGTCTGATGTTCATTACACACGGCAAAGAGAAGAAGGACCTACATACAGAGGCCGTTGTAACCAAGTTCTTTATTGAAAGGGGTTTCACTCTAAAAGACTACACCTCCCGAGGCGTTGATGATTATAAAGCTATAACAGCGAATCGCAATTTCGCCACAGATTTTGCAAAACGTCATGGGGCAGAGGTGCTTGTTCTGCTCTCATCCGATGACACTTCAAAGACTTTCAAAATGGGTGAAATAGAACTAACCACTCATGATGTAACCGTTTCTTACAAGATCATATATGGGGACACTGGTGAAATAATAACCGCCGGAAGTAAAAATGCAAAGGGTGACTTCATAACAGCCATAGAGACAGCCAGTAAAAATGCCTCCAAACAGATATACGAAGATATAATAGAACGGTGGTCGTCAGAATTAGCAAACGTTCTAAAAGTACAGCTTGTCCTTTCCGGACTTAATGACTTCTCTGATATTTATAAGCTCAAAAGCGAGCTAAATGAAAAGGTCAAGGGACTAAAAGCAATTTATCAGCGCAACTACAGTAACGGTATGCTCGAGATGGATCTGGAGATAAGGGGAACACTACAGGGACTGGCAGATGATCTATTACAGGTCCAGATCGGTAACAAGAAAATTTTTATTACGGGAGTTTCATCAAACAGAATAAATGCTGAAATGAAACTTCAGTAA
- a CDS encoding phosphoglycerate kinase, translating into MKFIDQLDLKGKRVLCRFDYNVPLDAMQNITDDTRIRASLPTINYALDEGAKVIIISHLGRPKGKRKPELSLLPVCKRLSRLLQKEVKMANDCIGPEVEHLVESMKPGDVLMLENLRFHPEEEQNDDEFAKKLASLADVYIDDAFGNAHRAHASNVAITKFVKECAGGFLMKKELNYFQRCLENPARPFVAIIGGSKVSDKLATLINLITKVDKMIIGGGMAFTFLKAQGYEVGRSIVEDNLIPAAKEVMNKAKELGVRFYLPVDCVMAENMSPNAETKIVPIQEMNANWMGLDIGPATITLFTEALSNAKTIVWNGPMGVFEIDAFSRGTSALVHSIANSYAITIVGGGDTDVAVHKTGESDKITYISTGGGAFLELLEGKKLPAVAALEKCTE; encoded by the coding sequence ATGAAGTTCATAGATCAATTGGATCTCAAAGGAAAGAGAGTGCTGTGCAGATTTGATTACAATGTACCCCTCGATGCCATGCAAAACATAACGGATGACACCCGCATACGTGCAAGTTTACCAACAATAAACTATGCTCTCGACGAAGGAGCAAAGGTGATAATAATCTCCCACCTAGGGCGTCCCAAGGGTAAAAGGAAACCCGAATTAAGCCTCCTCCCCGTATGTAAACGTCTGTCCCGGCTTCTGCAAAAAGAAGTAAAAATGGCAAACGATTGCATTGGACCAGAGGTAGAACATCTCGTTGAATCTATGAAACCAGGGGATGTGTTAATGCTGGAAAATCTCCGATTTCACCCTGAAGAGGAACAAAACGACGACGAATTTGCGAAGAAACTCGCCTCATTAGCGGACGTTTACATTGACGATGCCTTCGGCAACGCCCATAGAGCCCACGCGTCAAACGTGGCTATTACAAAGTTCGTCAAAGAATGCGCTGGTGGTTTTCTAATGAAAAAAGAACTGAATTACTTTCAGCGCTGTCTTGAAAATCCCGCAAGACCCTTCGTTGCCATAATTGGTGGATCTAAAGTATCAGACAAACTTGCGACTCTAATTAACCTAATAACCAAGGTGGATAAAATGATAATCGGTGGTGGGATGGCGTTCACATTCCTAAAAGCACAGGGATACGAAGTAGGAAGGTCAATTGTGGAGGACAACCTCATCCCAGCGGCAAAAGAGGTCATGAACAAAGCAAAAGAATTAGGGGTGCGTTTCTATCTTCCCGTCGATTGCGTAATGGCCGAAAATATGAGTCCCAACGCAGAAACTAAAATCGTTCCCATACAGGAGATGAATGCAAATTGGATGGGACTGGATATCGGTCCCGCCACTATAACGCTGTTCACAGAAGCACTCAGTAACGCAAAAACCATAGTTTGGAACGGTCCGATGGGCGTCTTTGAAATTGACGCTTTCAGTCGCGGAACTTCGGCACTTGTTCATAGCATAGCAAATTCCTATGCGATAACCATAGTGGGAGGCGGAGACACAGACGTGGCCGTCCACAAAACAGGAGAAAGTGACAAAATCACCTATATCTCAACGGGAGGAGGTGCCTTCCTGGAACTACTTGAAGGAAAAAAGCTTCCAGCTGTAGCTGCACTTGAGAAATGTACTGAATAA
- the truA gene encoding tRNA pseudouridine(38-40) synthase TruA, producing the protein MATKERLIRMIIEYEGTNYQGWQRQKTGLSIQQVLEEKVAIVTGEQVKIIGAGRTDAGVHALNQVAVFRTQSNLPCKNITAGVNSLLPSDIVIKQTEEAPLTFHPRKDARAKVYLYQIYNGPTRSAVWRNFSWYVLYPLDLKAMQVAASYLVGSHDFSSFCSTHTHLCSSTRTLSKLEIHKLNDNRIHITMEANGFLRYMARIITGTLVEVGRGKMPPDDIPIILAARNRTKAGPTAPAKGLFLKEVIY; encoded by the coding sequence ATGGCGACAAAGGAACGCCTCATCAGGATGATCATCGAATACGAAGGAACAAACTACCAGGGGTGGCAGCGGCAGAAAACGGGTTTATCAATTCAACAGGTGCTGGAAGAAAAAGTTGCAATCGTCACTGGTGAACAGGTTAAAATAATTGGTGCGGGCAGAACTGATGCAGGTGTTCACGCCTTGAATCAGGTGGCAGTCTTCCGGACACAATCCAATCTTCCCTGCAAAAATATAACGGCCGGTGTTAACAGTCTGCTCCCCTCAGATATAGTTATAAAACAAACAGAAGAAGCACCACTTACCTTTCATCCCCGAAAAGATGCAAGGGCAAAAGTTTACCTCTACCAGATATACAACGGACCAACCCGTTCGGCTGTCTGGAGAAATTTCAGCTGGTACGTCCTGTATCCCCTGGATTTGAAAGCAATGCAAGTTGCCGCTTCTTACCTGGTTGGATCACACGACTTCTCCTCATTCTGTTCCACCCATACACATCTCTGCTCCTCAACGAGAACTCTAAGTAAGTTAGAAATACATAAGCTCAACGACAACAGAATACATATCACAATGGAAGCAAATGGATTCTTACGTTACATGGCGCGCATCATTACCGGAACCCTCGTAGAAGTGGGCAGAGGAAAAATGCCGCCTGATGACATACCCATAATACTCGCCGCTCGTAATAGAACGAAGGCAGGACCTACAGCCCCAGCTAAAGGACTATTTCTAAAAGAGGTAATCTATTGA
- a CDS encoding acyl-CoA carboxylase subunit beta produces MAKEVLKKTEEKIREFEARRDALMRMGGEAMIAKQHELGKLTARERLDLLFDRGSFQEVQLFVKHRSTLFGLDKKVINADGVIVGFGTVNGRTVFAAAQDFTSAGGSLGEMHAKKIWKIMDMAMAARKPFVSLNDSGGARIQEGVPALDGYGGIFYRNTLCSGYIPQITAIMGPTAGGAVYSPALTDWVFMVKKTSYMYITGPDVIKAVIGEEVTHDELGGALAHATKSGVCHFATENDVDCIEKIKKLLSYLPDSCHSPLPVIPSTDNPDRECPELDKIIPDRPTRGYDMKEVIKAVADNNEIFEPHELWARNIIVAFIRIMGMPVGVIANNPRYNAGVLDVNASDKASRFIRFCDAFNIPLLTFADVPGYMPGTEQEWSGIISHGAKLLHAYSEATVPKITVVTRKDYGGAYIGMCSKYLGADYVMAWPTAEIAVMGAEGACNIIYRREIASAEDPEAKRSELIEAYEEQFNNPYFAASIGSIDEIIAPRDTRKRVVVLLEALKDKKEIRLPKKHNNIPL; encoded by the coding sequence ATGGCGAAAGAGGTACTTAAGAAAACGGAAGAGAAAATTCGAGAATTCGAAGCCCGCAGGGATGCCCTTATGCGTATGGGTGGCGAAGCAATGATTGCCAAGCAGCATGAATTGGGCAAATTAACAGCGCGTGAACGTCTGGATCTGCTTTTTGACAGGGGATCGTTTCAGGAAGTTCAGCTGTTTGTGAAGCACCGGTCCACACTTTTTGGGCTGGACAAGAAGGTGATTAACGCCGATGGAGTTATCGTGGGTTTCGGTACTGTGAATGGAAGAACAGTTTTCGCTGCAGCACAAGATTTTACGAGTGCCGGTGGTAGTCTCGGTGAGATGCATGCAAAGAAAATATGGAAGATAATGGATATGGCAATGGCAGCTCGTAAACCCTTTGTCTCTCTGAATGATTCAGGAGGAGCGCGCATTCAAGAAGGCGTACCAGCTCTTGATGGTTACGGCGGTATCTTTTACAGGAACACGCTGTGTTCGGGGTATATTCCTCAGATTACCGCTATAATGGGGCCAACAGCGGGAGGTGCTGTGTATTCTCCAGCCCTCACCGATTGGGTCTTTATGGTGAAAAAAACATCATACATGTACATTACTGGGCCTGATGTCATCAAAGCTGTGATCGGTGAGGAGGTGACCCATGATGAGTTGGGAGGAGCTCTGGCCCATGCGACAAAGAGTGGGGTATGTCATTTTGCAACAGAAAACGATGTGGATTGCATTGAGAAGATAAAGAAGCTGTTATCATACCTGCCCGATAGTTGCCACAGTCCTTTGCCCGTTATACCAAGCACGGATAATCCCGATCGGGAATGTCCTGAGCTTGACAAGATCATTCCCGACAGACCCACACGCGGGTATGATATGAAGGAGGTTATAAAGGCAGTGGCTGACAATAATGAGATTTTCGAGCCCCATGAACTCTGGGCACGAAACATCATTGTTGCATTCATAAGGATCATGGGTATGCCAGTTGGTGTGATCGCAAATAATCCACGATACAATGCAGGTGTGCTTGATGTTAATGCTTCTGACAAGGCGTCCCGTTTCATCCGATTTTGCGATGCCTTTAACATTCCCCTTCTTACTTTTGCCGACGTTCCCGGATATATGCCCGGCACTGAGCAGGAATGGTCGGGTATTATAAGCCACGGGGCAAAACTCCTTCATGCCTATTCGGAAGCCACTGTTCCTAAGATTACAGTTGTAACTAGAAAGGATTACGGTGGCGCGTACATAGGTATGTGCAGCAAATATCTAGGTGCGGATTATGTTATGGCCTGGCCTACTGCAGAAATCGCCGTTATGGGAGCGGAGGGAGCTTGCAACATCATATACAGAAGGGAGATTGCCAGTGCGGAGGATCCCGAGGCGAAGAGGTCAGAGTTGATTGAGGCATATGAAGAACAGTTTAATAATCCCTACTTTGCCGCGAGCATCGGTAGTATTGACGAGATAATCGCCCCACGAGATACACGCAAGAGAGTAGTTGTGCTACTTGAGGCGTTAAAAGACAAAAAAGAAATTAGGCTTCCCAAGAAACACAACAACATTCCCCTTTGA